The Juglans microcarpa x Juglans regia isolate MS1-56 chromosome 8S, Jm3101_v1.0, whole genome shotgun sequence genome has a window encoding:
- the LOC121244595 gene encoding cytochrome P450 CYP82D47-like, with amino-acid sequence MDFNLPNLNTIIAGLFSIIIVSYFIQKRFGSSKISRKPPEAAGGWPLIGHLHLLGGKSQLPHIVLGSLAEKYGSVFSIRIGVHSAVVISSWEMAKECFTTNDVALASRPKLAGAKHLGYDSVMFGFSPYGSYWREMRKIISLELLSNRRLELLKDVRASEMETSLKELYKVWTEKKDGSDGGGVSVEMKQWFGDLALNVVLRMVAGKRYFGAAAAADNEAQRCQKAFREFFHLMGQFLVGDAIPYLGWMDLGGHVKAMKKTAKEMDCMATEWLEEHRKNRASGESKEQLDFIDIMLSVLEGADLGDFDADTVNKSTCLNMISGGTDTTMVSLTWALSLLLNNRHALIKAQEELDMHVGRGRLVNEGDISNLFYLQAIVKEALRLYPPGPLSGPREATEDCTIGGFHVAKGTRILVNLWKIQTDPKIWSEPLEFKPERFLTTHKDVDVKGQNFELIPFGSGRRACPGIAFGLQMLHLPLASLIHAFGISTPSNATVDMSATFGLTNIKSTPLDVVLKPRLSPNLYV; translated from the exons ATGGATTTCAATCTACCAAATCTAAACACAATCATAGCTGGATTATTCTCCATAATAATCGTTTCCTACTTCATCCAAAAGAGGTTTGGATCTTCTAAGATCAGCAGAAAACCACCCGAAGCTGCCGGCGGATGGCCTCTGATTGGCCACCTGCATCTGTTAGGAGGTAAATCCCAGCTCCCCCATATTGTTTTGGGATCCTTGGCAGAAAAATATGGATCAGTTTTCTCCATCCGGATTGGGGTGCATTCAGCTGTGGTGATAAGTAGTTGGGAAATGGCTAAAGAGTGCTTCACCACCAACGATGTTGCCCTAGCTTCTCGTCCAAAACTTGCTGGTGCAAAGCACTTGGGCTACGACTCTGTCATGTTTGGATTCAGCCCCTATGGCTCTTACTGGCGTGAAATGCGCAAGATAATCTCTCTAGAGCTGCTCTCGAACCGCCGTCTCGAGTTACTTAAGGATGTCCGAGCATCTGAGATGGAGACTTCCTTGAAAGAGCTGTACAAGGTTTGGACAGAGAAGAAAGATGGGTCGGACGGCGGCGGAGTGTCGGTGGAGATGAAGCAGTGGTTTGGGGACTTGGCTCTCAATGTGGTGCTTAGGATGGTTGCTGGAAAACGGTACTTTGGTGCTGCTGCTGCAGCAGACAACGAAGCTCAGCGGTGCCAGAAGGCGTTCAGGGAATTCTTTCACCTGATGGGGCAGTTTTTGGTGGGGGATGCTATTCCTTATCTTGGGTGGATGGATTTGGGTGGCCATGTAAAAGCCATGAAGAAAACAGCAAAGGAGATGGATTGTATGGCTACAGAGTGGTTGGAGGAGCACCGGAAGAACAGGGCTTCAGGTGAATCTAAAGAGCAGCTGGATTTCATTGATATAATGTTGTCAGTTCTTGAGGGTGCTGACCTTGGGGATTTTGATGCTGACACCGTCAATAAATCCACTTGTTTG AACATGATATCAGGAGGGACAGACACAACCATGGTTTCTCTAACATGGGCACTCTCTCTATTATTGAACAATCGCCATGCCTTAATAAAAGCTCAAGAGGAACTTGACATGCATGTGGGCCGTGGAAGACTAGTCAATGAAGGAGATATCAGCAATTTGTTCTACCTCCAAGCCATTGTCAAAGAGGCACTAAGGCTATACCCACCTGGACCTCTCTCAGGACCACGAGAAGCCACAGAAGACTGCACCATTGGTGGCTTCCATGTTGCAAAAGGCACCCGAATATTGGTCAATCTGTGGAAAATCCAGACAGACCCTAAAATATGGTCTGAGCCATTAGAGTTCAAGCCAGAGAGATTTCTCACCACCCACAAGGATGTTGATGTCAAGGGTCAGAATTTTGAGCTCATCCCCTTTGGCAGCGGTAGGAGAGCTTGCCCTGGTATCGCTTTCGGCCTTCAGATGCTGCACTTGCCTCTTGCAAGTTTGATTCATGCCTTTGGGATTTCCACCCCATCAAATGCTACTGTTGATATGTCAGCTACCTTTGGACTTACAAACATCAAATCCACACCACTTGATGTTGTCCTCAAACCTCGCTTGTCACCTAATCTTTATGTGTAA
- the LOC121244182 gene encoding uncharacterized protein LOC121244182 translates to MKTLSWNLRGLGNPRSIRTFRDLITREVPDILFLQETRMKSQQLEFCKLKLGFRNCFGVDSVGRSGGLALLWKDEINVSIVNFSNNHVHAIVVNDDGGKWLLTGVYGHPDSNLRCEVWSLLKALGRGVNSPWLVFGDFNEILTNFEKYGGNLRCENQMREFREVLACCELRDLGYVGPCYTWSNRRERRKGRRLLRFEAIWVGEKECSSIIEKVWQQVEGSASLICVIEGISACAIDLGKWNQNSFGHVQKELTSANRRLKFLQESDPYLTILHEHSKAREEVQKWLQRDELMWKQRSRVLWLREGDSNSKFFHSKASTRRRRNNIVQLQDDSGNWFKGAETDRLITNYFSSLFSTAEQVDLGEIVSGIEAKVTAEMNVDLLKPYVAEEVALALKQMHPSKAPGPDGMSPVFFQKYWPIIGKSVTNSVLLALNTREFPRRLNHTFITLIPKKTSPSKVANFRPISLCNVLYKLLSKVITNRLKKVLPDVISDSQCAFVPGRQISDNVLIAYELLHFLRYKRIGRKGFMSHKLDMSKAYDRVEWVFLKKMMEALGFASGLIHIVMKCVCTVSFSVLVNGSPKGYIIPSRGIRQGDPLSPYLFLLCTEGLISLLKRTVGRELQVFDVSNKKIHRVVSWNPPPIGFLKLNVDEAMFGDQNSAGVGVILRDHNGDVVVACSKSERKVSYAEFIEAIALLRGLQLCAQWGVPKVLLETDCLILVHALNDMAEFLTNFNFISQDIRRLMRGF, encoded by the exons ATGAAGACTTTAAGCTGGAATCtccgtgggcttgggaacccacggaGTATTCGTACTTTTCGTGATTTGATTACGAGAGAAGTTCCTGacattctttttcttcaagaaacaaGAATGAAGTCTCAGCAACTTGAATTTTGTAAGttaaaattgggttttcgtaaTTGTTTTGGTGTTGACAGTGTGGGTCGTAGCGGTGGTCTTGCTTTGTTATGGAAAGATGAAATTAATGTGTCTATTGTTAATTTCTCCAATAATCATGTACATGCTATTGTTGTGAATGATGATGGGGGGAAATGGTTGTTAACAGGGGTGTATGGGCATCCAGATAGCAATTTGCGATGTGAAGTGTGGAGTTTGTTAAAGGCTTTGGGTCGTGGGGTAAATTCACCGTGGTTGGTTTttggggatttcaatgaaatcctcACAAATTTTGAGAAGTATGGGGGTAATTTAAGGTGTGAAAATCAAATGAGGGAGTTTCGGGAGGTGTTAGCTTGTTGTGAGCTTAGGGATTTGGGGTATGTCGGTCCTTGTTATACTTGGAGTAATAGGAGGGAAAG AAGAAAGGGTAGAAGATTGCTTAGGTTTGAAGCCATTTGGGTGGGGGAAAAAGAGTGTTCATCCATTATTGAGAAGGTTTGGCAACAAGTAGAGGGGTCTGCATCTTTGATTTGTGTTATTGAGGGGATTTCAGCCTGTGCAATAGATTTGGGGAAGTGGAATCAAAATTCTTTTGGACATGTTCAGAAGGAATTAACCAGTGCAAACAGGAGGCTGAAGTTTTTGCAAGAGAGTGATCCATATCTTACCATATTGCATGAGCATAGCAAAGCTAGGGAAGAGGTTCAAAAGTGGCTTCAGAGAGATGAATTAATGTGGAAACAGAGATCTCGGGTGTTGTGGCTTAGAGAGGGAGATAGTAACTCAAAGTTTTTTCATTCAAAGGCTTCTACTCGAAGAAGGAGGAACAACATTGTGCAGTTGCAAGATGACTCTGGAAATTGGTTTAAAGGAGCTGAGACGGATAggttaattactaattatttcAGTAGTTTATTCTCAACTGCAGAACAAGTGGATTTGGGGGAGATTGTCTCTGGAATAGAGGCTAAAGTCACTGCTGAGATGAATGTTGACTTGTTAAAACCCTATGTGGCTGAGGAAGTGGCATTAGCACTCAAACAGATGCACCCTTCGAAAGCTCCTGGCCCAGATGGGATGTCACCAGTTTTCTTCCAGAAGTATTGGCCTATCATAGGTAAATCTGTTACTAATTCTGTACTCTTAGCTTTGAATACTAGGGAATTTCCTAGGAGGTTAAATCATACTTTTATCACTTTAATTCCTAAGAAAACTTCTCCCTCAAAAGTAGCAAATTTTAGACCTATTAGTCTTTGCAATGTACTTTACAAGCTTCTATCAAAAGTCATTACAAATAGACTAAAAAAAGTACTGCCTGATGTAATTTCAGATTCTCAGTGTGCATTTGTTCCCGGTAGACAAATCTCTGATAATGTACTCATAGCCTATGAGTTGCTACATTTTCTGAGATATAAGAGAATTGGAAGAAAGGGATTTATGTCCCATAAACTTGACATGAGCAAGGCTTATGATAGAGTGGAATGGGTGTTtctgaaaaaaatgatggaggcTCTTGGTTTTGCTAGTGGCCTGATACATATAGTGATGAAGTGTGTGTGCACAGTTTCTTTTTCAGTTCTTGTAAATGGGAGTCCAAAAGGTTATATAATTCCAAGTAGAGGAATAAGGCAAGGAGACCCATTATCTCCTTACTTGTTTCTTTTGTGTACTGAAGGCCTTATTTCTCTATTAAAGCGAACTGTTGGGAGGGAG TTACAAGTTTTTGATGTTTCTAATAAGAAGATACATAGAGTTGTGTCTTGGAATCCTCCTCCTATTGGATTTTTGAAGTTGAATGTTGATGAAGCTATGTTTGGAGATCAAAATTCTGCAGGGGTAGGGGTAATTCTTAGAGATCATAATGGTGATGTTGTAGTGGCTTGTAGCAAATCTGAAAGGAAAGTCTCTTATGCGGAATTTATTGAGGCAATAGCTTTGTTACGGGGTTTACAACTATGTGCTCAATGGGGAGTCCCAAAAGTGTTATTAGAAACTGATTGTTTGATACTTGTGCATGCTTTGAATGATATGGCTGAATTTCTAacaaactttaattttatttcacaaGATATTCGTAGACTCATGAGGGGTTTCTAA